One segment of Mycolicibacterium sp. YH-1 DNA contains the following:
- a CDS encoding NAD-glutamate dehydrogenase, producing the protein MTVNPGSGGDFGGSAEATTVLHHDPNAKGPNAKLARAYLQTQQGPHGDAPAADATVTAPIGQSVEGRLVTSALLEAHNKLGRQRTLGETKVAVYGDEAGVGPALQVVTDQSDMLMDSVTVLLHRIGVAYVTIMNPVFRVRRSPAGELLEMHPAADPDAPRDGVEETWIHVQLAPSADPKAVAEVAALLPSVLADARQVALDSGALNATLVGLANALDSDVAGHFSGYDRRDVAALLRWLAAGHFVLLGYQRCAVRNGEASVDPASRLGMLRMRTDVLPQLTEAEDLLVLAQATLPSFLRYGAYPYIVVVRENASGQTIEHRFVGLFTVAAMNANVLEIPLIARRVNEAMAMSHGDPSHPGQLMLDIFQTIPRSELFALSASELLEMGKAVVDLGSRRRALLFLRADKLAYFVSCLVYLPRDRYTTAVRLEMQDILVRELGGESIQYTARVSESPWAVVHFTVRLPDSPSPSRIDTSMDNETRIQSLLTEAARTWGDRLIGSVKSEAISRADAQHYATAFPEVYKQAFSPDDAIGDIAIIEDLQKDSVKLVFSDDEAHGTQLTWYLGGRSASLSELLPMLQSMGVVVLEERPFTVTRADGMPVWIYQFKIAVHPSIPDAENTAEREATAQRFAEAVTAIWQGRVEIDRFNELVLRAGLTWQQVTVLRSYAKYLRQAGFPYSQSHIETVVNGNAGTAAALVHLFEALFDPSESDTRPDAQAAAAAVAADIEALVSLDTDRVLRAFATMIQATLRTNYFVTREGSAREQNVLSIKLNPGLIDELPLPRPRYEIFVYSPRVEGVHLRFGPVARGGLRWSDRREDFRTEILGLVKAQAVKNAVIVPVGAKGGFVLKNPPAQTGDATTDREALRDEGVACYRLFISGLLDLTDNVDTVTGAVVAPLGVVRRDGDDAYLVVAADKGTATFSDIANDVAKSYGFWLGDAFASGGSVGYDHKAMGITARGAWESVKRHFREMGVDTQAEDFTVVGVGDMSGDVFGNGMLLSKHIRLVAAFDHRHVFLDPTPDAASSWVERKRMFELPRSSWDDYDRSLISEGGGVYSREQKSIPISREVSTALGLPADVEEMTPPALMKAILQAPVDLFWNGGIGTYIKAETESDAEVGDRANDAVRVNGNQVRAKVIGEGGNLGVTQRGRIEFDLAGGRVNTDAMDNSAGVDCSDHEVNIKILVDALVTAGKVSADERTELLMSMTDEVGDLVLLDNSDQNDLMGTSRANAASLLTVHARQIKDLIAKRDLNRELEALPSEKEILRRTEVGLGLTSPELATLMAHVKLALKDELLATDLPDQEVFAVRLPDYFPALLRERFGPDIRNHQLRREIVTTMLVNDLVDSSGITYAYRITEDAGVGPVDAVRSFVAVDEIFRVGEVWRRIRAAGADGVAVSVTDRMTLDLRRLIDRAGRWLLNYRPQPLAVGAEVNRFAAKVAALTPRMSEWLRGADRDIVAKQTAEMVDRGVPEDLAYMVATGLYQFSLLDVIDIADILEREPDEVADTYFALMDHLGTDGLLTAVSGLARDDRWHSLARLAIRDDIYGSLRSLCIDVLAVGEPDETGEQKIEEWEMTNSSRVDRARRTLTEIYEDGETDLATLSVAARQIRSMTRTSGTGNTA; encoded by the coding sequence ATGACGGTGAATCCTGGAAGCGGCGGAGACTTCGGCGGATCGGCTGAGGCGACGACGGTTCTTCACCACGATCCCAATGCCAAGGGGCCCAACGCCAAACTCGCCAGGGCGTATCTGCAGACCCAGCAGGGTCCGCACGGAGACGCCCCTGCCGCAGACGCGACGGTCACCGCCCCCATCGGGCAGTCGGTCGAGGGACGACTCGTCACCTCCGCACTGCTGGAGGCCCACAACAAACTGGGCCGTCAGCGGACGCTCGGGGAGACCAAGGTCGCCGTCTACGGCGACGAGGCGGGTGTCGGTCCCGCGCTTCAGGTCGTCACCGATCAGAGCGACATGCTCATGGATTCGGTGACGGTGCTTCTGCACCGAATCGGCGTCGCCTACGTCACGATCATGAACCCGGTCTTCCGGGTGCGACGCAGTCCCGCTGGTGAGCTGTTGGAGATGCATCCGGCCGCCGATCCCGACGCGCCCCGGGACGGTGTCGAGGAAACCTGGATCCACGTTCAGTTGGCCCCCTCGGCCGACCCGAAGGCCGTTGCCGAGGTGGCGGCGCTGCTGCCCAGCGTGCTCGCCGACGCGCGCCAGGTGGCACTGGACTCCGGCGCACTGAACGCCACCCTGGTCGGGCTGGCCAACGCCCTGGACTCGGATGTCGCTGGGCATTTTTCGGGCTACGACCGCCGTGACGTCGCCGCGCTGCTGCGGTGGTTGGCCGCGGGCCACTTCGTGCTGCTCGGCTACCAGCGATGCGCCGTGCGCAATGGTGAGGCCTCGGTGGATCCGGCGAGCCGCCTCGGCATGTTGCGTATGCGGACCGACGTGCTTCCGCAGCTGACCGAGGCCGAGGACCTGCTGGTGCTGGCGCAGGCCACCCTGCCCAGTTTCCTGCGCTATGGCGCCTACCCCTACATCGTGGTCGTCCGGGAGAACGCATCCGGGCAGACCATCGAGCACCGGTTCGTCGGCCTGTTCACGGTGGCGGCGATGAATGCCAACGTCCTCGAGATCCCGCTGATCGCGCGGCGAGTCAACGAGGCGATGGCGATGTCACACGGCGATCCGAGCCATCCCGGGCAGCTGATGCTCGACATCTTCCAGACCATTCCGCGTTCGGAGCTGTTTGCACTCAGTGCCAGTGAACTGCTCGAGATGGGCAAGGCGGTGGTGGATCTGGGATCGCGCCGCCGAGCCCTGCTGTTCCTGCGAGCCGACAAGCTCGCGTACTTCGTGTCCTGCCTGGTGTACCTGCCGCGGGATCGCTACACGACAGCCGTGCGACTTGAGATGCAGGACATCCTGGTTCGCGAGCTCGGCGGCGAGTCCATCCAGTACACCGCGCGCGTCAGCGAATCACCCTGGGCAGTGGTGCACTTCACCGTCCGGCTGCCGGACAGCCCGTCACCGTCGCGGATCGACACGTCGATGGATAACGAGACCCGGATCCAGAGCCTGCTCACCGAGGCGGCCCGCACCTGGGGGGACCGGCTCATCGGCTCGGTGAAGTCCGAGGCGATCAGCAGGGCGGATGCGCAGCACTACGCCACCGCGTTCCCCGAGGTCTACAAGCAGGCGTTCTCGCCGGACGACGCGATCGGCGACATCGCGATCATCGAGGACCTTCAGAAGGATTCGGTCAAACTCGTCTTCTCCGACGACGAGGCACACGGTACGCAGCTCACCTGGTATCTCGGCGGCCGGTCTGCGTCGCTGAGCGAGTTGTTGCCGATGCTGCAGTCGATGGGTGTGGTGGTGCTCGAGGAGCGCCCGTTCACGGTCACCCGCGCCGACGGCATGCCGGTGTGGATCTACCAGTTCAAGATCGCGGTGCACCCGTCGATTCCCGATGCGGAGAACACCGCCGAACGGGAGGCGACGGCGCAGCGCTTCGCCGAGGCCGTCACCGCGATCTGGCAGGGACGCGTCGAGATCGACCGATTCAATGAACTGGTGCTGCGGGCGGGCCTGACGTGGCAACAGGTGACTGTGCTGCGCAGCTATGCGAAGTACCTGCGGCAGGCCGGTTTTCCGTACAGCCAGTCGCACATCGAGACCGTCGTCAACGGCAATGCGGGCACCGCGGCCGCCCTGGTCCACCTCTTCGAGGCGCTGTTCGACCCGTCCGAGTCCGACACCCGACCCGACGCACAGGCCGCCGCCGCAGCGGTCGCCGCCGATATCGAGGCACTGGTCAGCCTCGACACCGATCGTGTGCTGCGGGCCTTCGCCACGATGATCCAGGCCACCCTGCGGACCAACTACTTCGTCACGCGAGAGGGTTCTGCACGCGAGCAGAATGTGCTGTCCATCAAGCTCAATCCGGGCCTGATCGACGAATTGCCGTTGCCTCGACCGCGTTACGAGATCTTCGTCTACTCGCCTCGGGTCGAGGGCGTGCACCTGAGGTTCGGCCCGGTGGCGCGCGGCGGCCTGCGGTGGTCGGACCGCCGCGAGGACTTCCGCACCGAGATCCTGGGCCTGGTCAAGGCGCAGGCGGTCAAGAATGCGGTCATCGTGCCCGTCGGCGCCAAGGGCGGCTTCGTGCTGAAGAACCCGCCCGCTCAGACCGGAGACGCCACCACCGACCGCGAGGCCCTTCGCGACGAGGGCGTGGCCTGCTACCGGCTCTTCATCTCCGGCCTTCTCGACCTGACCGACAACGTCGACACCGTGACCGGCGCCGTCGTCGCACCGCTGGGAGTGGTGCGACGCGACGGTGATGACGCGTACCTGGTCGTCGCCGCGGACAAGGGCACGGCGACATTCTCCGACATCGCCAACGACGTCGCGAAGTCCTACGGCTTCTGGCTCGGCGACGCATTCGCCTCGGGCGGTTCGGTGGGCTACGACCACAAGGCCATGGGCATAACCGCTCGGGGCGCGTGGGAGTCGGTGAAGCGCCACTTCCGAGAGATGGGCGTCGACACCCAGGCCGAGGACTTCACCGTCGTCGGCGTCGGGGATATGAGCGGCGACGTGTTCGGCAACGGCATGTTGCTGTCCAAGCACATTCGGCTCGTCGCGGCGTTCGACCATCGCCACGTCTTCCTCGACCCAACTCCCGACGCGGCGAGTTCATGGGTGGAGCGCAAGCGCATGTTTGAGCTGCCGCGGTCCAGCTGGGATGACTACGACCGCTCGCTGATCAGCGAGGGCGGCGGGGTGTACAGCCGCGAGCAGAAGTCGATCCCGATCAGCCGCGAGGTGAGCACCGCGTTGGGGCTGCCCGCCGACGTCGAGGAGATGACGCCGCCCGCTCTGATGAAGGCGATCCTGCAGGCCCCCGTCGACCTGTTCTGGAACGGCGGCATCGGAACCTACATCAAGGCCGAGACGGAGTCGGACGCCGAGGTCGGCGACCGTGCCAACGACGCGGTGCGGGTGAACGGTAATCAGGTGCGCGCCAAGGTGATCGGTGAGGGTGGCAACCTCGGCGTCACCCAGCGCGGACGCATCGAGTTCGACCTGGCCGGTGGCAGGGTCAACACCGACGCGATGGACAACTCGGCAGGTGTGGACTGCTCCGACCACGAGGTCAACATCAAGATCCTGGTCGACGCGCTGGTCACCGCGGGGAAGGTGAGCGCCGACGAGCGCACCGAGCTGCTGATGTCGATGACCGACGAGGTCGGCGATTTGGTGCTGCTCGACAACAGCGATCAGAACGATCTCATGGGTACCAGCCGGGCCAACGCGGCGAGTCTGCTCACGGTGCATGCCCGCCAGATCAAGGACCTGATCGCCAAGCGCGACCTCAACCGCGAACTCGAGGCGCTGCCGTCGGAGAAGGAGATCCTGCGGCGCACCGAGGTCGGGCTGGGGCTCACGTCACCGGAGCTGGCGACGCTGATGGCACACGTGAAGCTGGCCCTCAAGGACGAACTGCTGGCCACCGACCTGCCCGATCAGGAGGTGTTCGCCGTCCGGCTGCCCGACTACTTCCCGGCGCTGCTGCGTGAACGGTTCGGCCCCGACATTCGCAACCATCAGCTGCGGCGCGAGATCGTCACCACGATGCTGGTCAATGACCTTGTCGACTCCAGCGGAATCACCTACGCCTACCGGATCACCGAGGACGCGGGTGTGGGCCCCGTCGACGCGGTGCGCAGCTTCGTCGCCGTAGACGAGATCTTCCGTGTCGGCGAGGTGTGGCGCCGGATCAGGGCGGCCGGGGCGGACGGTGTTGCCGTCTCGGTGACAGACCGGATGACGCTGGACCTGCGCCGGCTCATCGACCGCGCCGGGCGCTGGCTGCTGAACTACCGGCCACAGCCGTTGGCTGTCGGCGCCGAGGTGAACCGGTTCGCCGCGAAGGTCGCGGCGCTGACCCCGCGGATGTCGGAGTGGTTGCGCGGCGCGGACCGCGACATCGTGGCCAAGCAGACGGCGGAAATGGTCGACAGGGGTGTTCCCGAGGATCTCGCCTACATGGTGGCCACGGGGCTCTATCAGTTCAGCCTGCTCGACGTCATCGACATCGCCGACATCCTCGAGCGCGAACCCGACGAGGTGGCAGACACCTACTTCGCGCTGATGGACCATCTCGGCACCGATGGACTGCTCACCGCGGTATCGGGCCTGGCTCGCGACGATCGGTGGCACTCGTTGGCGCGGTTGGCGATTCGCGATGACATCTACGGCTCGCTGCGATCGCTGTGCATCGACGTGCTGGCCGTGGGAGAGCCCGACGAGACCGGTGAGCAGAAGATCGAGGAGTGGGAGATGACCAACAGCTCTCGCGTGGACCGTGCCCGTCGGACCCTCACCGAGATCTACGAGGACGGTGAGACCGATCTCGCCACGCTGTCGGTGGCGGCACGGCAGATTCGAAGCATGACCAGAACGAGTGGGACGGGGAACACTGCGTGA
- a CDS encoding EspA/EspE family type VII secretion system effector: MGVLDGFYRTWSNARSTFGEGTPWGGESFDASPMLRQLQSNLVGAKPSSQWSGSAADSYSTANDKQAHVLGEMANLDQRLRAEVDRSASVVSAGRRDLETGLDRWQPIDIKDIYAIQVDNPRLPLYVPNPFGGQVMLDPKRPAVSAG, translated from the coding sequence GTGGGTGTGCTCGACGGGTTCTACAGGACATGGTCGAACGCGCGGTCCACTTTCGGAGAGGGAACGCCATGGGGCGGGGAGTCCTTCGACGCGAGTCCGATGTTGCGGCAGCTGCAGTCGAACCTGGTAGGAGCCAAGCCGAGCTCTCAATGGTCGGGTTCGGCAGCGGATTCCTATTCGACCGCCAATGACAAGCAGGCTCACGTACTCGGCGAGATGGCGAACCTCGACCAACGGCTGCGCGCCGAGGTGGACAGATCCGCCAGCGTGGTCTCCGCAGGTCGCAGAGACCTCGAAACGGGACTCGACCGTTGGCAACCGATCGACATCAAGGACATCTACGCGATTCAGGTGGACAACCCGCGGTTACCTCTTTACGTGCCAAACCCGTTCGGCGGGCAAGTCATGCTTGATCCGAAGCGGCCGGCGGTGTCGGCGGGATGA
- a CDS encoding DUF5130 domain-containing protein, which translates to MVSGEIVKTVDSAVLPYGFAHTSSGRISGVTEPGELSVHYPFPTKDLVVLDDALKYGSRAAKARFAVYLGDLGADPAATARDILATVPTPDNAVLLAVSPNQRAIEVVYGSEVKGRGIEEAAPLGVSAAAASFKEGNLMDGLISAVRVLSAAVSPV; encoded by the coding sequence GTGGTAAGTGGTGAAATCGTCAAGACCGTCGACTCCGCCGTTCTGCCGTACGGATTCGCGCACACGTCGAGCGGGCGGATCTCCGGCGTCACCGAGCCCGGTGAGCTGTCGGTGCACTACCCGTTCCCGACAAAGGACCTGGTTGTCCTCGACGATGCGTTGAAGTACGGCTCACGCGCGGCCAAGGCCCGCTTCGCGGTGTACCTCGGCGATCTCGGCGCCGACCCGGCGGCCACGGCGCGTGACATCCTGGCCACGGTGCCGACGCCCGACAATGCCGTGCTGCTCGCCGTGTCGCCGAATCAGAGGGCCATCGAGGTCGTCTACGGCTCCGAGGTGAAGGGCCGCGGTATCGAGGAGGCTGCACCGCTGGGCGTCTCCGCGGCAGCCGCGTCCTTCAAGGAAGGCAACCTGATGGACGGCCTGATCAGCGCCGTCCGCGTGTTGTCGGCCGCCGTCTCGCCTGTCTGA
- a CDS encoding HNH endonuclease, whose protein sequence is MSQRTKSRGHRHHGTAGVTGGLSAAPVLHGVETCGAGNSTSIWGRRRVLLLNSTYEPLTALSMRRAVIMLMCGKADVVHDDPNGPVIHSATRTIVVPSVIRLRTFVRVPYRARVPMTRAALMHRDRFRCAYCGLKADTVDHVVPRSRGGEHSWENCVAACATCNHRKADHLLTELGWTLRSAPLPPKGQHWRLLSSVKELDPAWMRYLGEGAA, encoded by the coding sequence ATGTCGCAGCGAACCAAGAGCCGCGGCCACCGGCATCACGGGACCGCGGGGGTAACGGGCGGGCTGTCGGCTGCTCCAGTCCTGCATGGTGTGGAGACCTGCGGAGCCGGCAACTCGACGTCGATCTGGGGGCGCCGACGCGTCCTCCTGCTGAACTCCACCTACGAACCGTTGACGGCACTGTCGATGCGGCGTGCGGTCATCATGCTGATGTGCGGCAAGGCCGACGTCGTGCACGATGACCCCAACGGACCGGTCATCCACTCCGCCACTCGCACCATCGTGGTGCCCTCGGTGATCAGGCTGCGGACCTTCGTGCGGGTGCCCTACCGGGCCAGGGTTCCGATGACACGTGCAGCCCTGATGCATCGCGACCGGTTCCGGTGCGCCTACTGCGGGCTCAAGGCCGACACCGTGGACCACGTCGTACCCCGCAGCCGCGGCGGAGAACACTCTTGGGAGAACTGCGTCGCCGCATGCGCGACGTGCAACCACCGCAAGGCCGACCACCTGCTCACCGAGCTCGGCTGGACGCTTCGCTCGGCGCCGCTGCCCCCCAAAGGCCAGCACTGGCGGCTGCTGTCCTCGGTCAAGGAACTCGACCCGGCCTGGATGCGGTACTTGGGAGAGGGCGCGGCATGA
- a CDS encoding globin: MTDDPRSFYDEVGGADTFRTLVSRFYALVREDEILRPLYPEDDLDGAEERLRMFLEQYWGGPRTYSEQRGHPRLRMRHAPFRIGFLERDAWLRCMHTAVAEIDAQTLDDDHRRALVNYLVMAADSMVNSSF, from the coding sequence GTGACTGACGATCCCCGCTCGTTCTATGACGAGGTCGGTGGCGCCGATACGTTCCGCACCCTGGTGTCGCGGTTCTATGCGCTGGTGCGCGAGGACGAGATCCTGCGTCCGCTCTACCCCGAGGATGATCTGGACGGCGCCGAGGAGCGTCTGCGGATGTTCCTCGAGCAGTACTGGGGCGGCCCACGCACGTACTCCGAGCAGCGGGGCCATCCGCGTCTGCGGATGCGGCACGCGCCGTTTCGGATCGGCTTCCTCGAACGTGACGCGTGGCTGCGCTGCATGCACACCGCCGTCGCTGAGATCGACGCACAGACCCTGGACGACGACCATCGCCGCGCCCTCGTGAACTACCTCGTGATGGCCGCGGATTCGATGGTCAACTCGTCGTTCTGA
- a CDS encoding HNH endonuclease gives MAAPNSRRARAAKRRKRRVAAVVNDLTPAEWAAIKAAWNGCAYCGAADKPLQRDCVMAISRGGRYTIDNVVPACAACNASKCNDEVTGWLRRKRLDERTFLERYVRIRADLSAQSSTG, from the coding sequence GTGGCCGCACCCAACAGTCGCAGGGCACGCGCTGCCAAAAGACGCAAGCGACGCGTCGCCGCCGTCGTCAACGACCTCACCCCCGCCGAATGGGCGGCGATCAAAGCCGCCTGGAACGGGTGCGCCTACTGCGGCGCGGCCGACAAGCCCCTGCAGCGGGACTGCGTCATGGCGATCTCCCGTGGCGGGCGCTACACCATCGACAATGTGGTGCCGGCCTGTGCCGCGTGCAATGCCAGCAAGTGCAATGACGAGGTGACGGGATGGCTGCGCCGCAAGCGGCTCGATGAGCGCACCTTCCTTGAGCGCTACGTGCGGATCCGCGCGGACCTCTCGGCGCAGTCCTCAACGGGCTGA
- a CDS encoding thioesterase family protein, giving the protein MTDAQDRFITPVPVRWSDIDMYQHVNHATMVTILEEARVPFLSKPFADDFVTTGLLIAEVRVAYKGQLRLADSPLQVTIWVNRLRAVDFTLGYEVRSVLADPDSKPAVIAETQLAAFDIEEQKLVRLAPHHREYLQRYQR; this is encoded by the coding sequence GTGACCGACGCGCAAGATCGCTTCATCACACCGGTGCCGGTGCGATGGTCCGATATCGACATGTACCAGCATGTCAATCACGCGACGATGGTGACGATCCTCGAGGAAGCCCGCGTACCCTTCCTGTCGAAGCCGTTCGCTGACGACTTCGTCACCACCGGACTGCTCATCGCCGAGGTGCGCGTCGCCTACAAGGGTCAACTCCGGCTGGCGGATTCGCCTCTGCAGGTGACGATCTGGGTGAACCGGCTGCGAGCCGTCGACTTCACGCTCGGCTATGAGGTGCGCTCGGTGCTGGCCGACCCCGACTCGAAGCCCGCCGTCATCGCCGAGACACAGCTGGCTGCGTTCGACATCGAGGAGCAGAAGCTGGTGCGCCTGGCGCCGCACCATCGCGAGTACCTCCAGCGGTACCAGCGATGA
- a CDS encoding glycoside hydrolase family 13 protein, with translation MTDSHQTWWSRAVFYQAYPRSFRDSNGDGVGDLDGITGELDYLAGLGVDALWLNPVMVSPMADHGYDVADPRDVDPLFGSLDALDRLVEAAHARGIKVTMDLVPNHTSSQHPWFQAALAAGPGSTQRNRYVFRDGRGDGGLHPPNNWVSVFGGPAWTRVTESDGNPGQWYLHLFDAEQPDLNWDNPEVFDDLEKTLRFWLERGVDGFRIDVAHGMSKPPGLPDMRVPDLTMLSHDEDDPRFNHDGVHDIHRSIRTVLNDHPDAVTIGEIWVFKNEDFAKYLRPDELHLGFNFRLVRAEFDADEVREAIENSLAAADLAGSPPTWTLSNHDVEREVSRYGGGPTGLARARAMALVMLALPGAVFVYNGEELGLPNVDLPDDVLQDPVWERSGHEERGRDGCRVPMPWSGDTPPFGFSSTADTWLPMPADWSTLTVEAQDGDPDSTLTLFRNAIELRHGRGELGSNVEWLDMPHGVLAFRGTDGLTCVLNTRSDPVAVPAGELLIASAPLVDGALAPAAAAWFR, from the coding sequence GTGACCGACTCCCACCAGACCTGGTGGTCCCGCGCCGTCTTCTACCAGGCGTATCCCCGCTCGTTCCGGGACAGCAATGGTGACGGCGTAGGCGACCTCGACGGGATCACCGGCGAACTCGACTACCTGGCGGGCCTCGGCGTCGACGCGCTGTGGCTCAACCCCGTGATGGTCTCCCCCATGGCCGACCACGGTTACGACGTCGCCGACCCCCGTGACGTCGACCCGCTGTTCGGCAGCCTTGACGCACTCGACCGGCTCGTCGAGGCCGCGCACGCACGCGGCATCAAGGTGACGATGGACCTGGTGCCCAACCACACCAGTTCCCAGCACCCGTGGTTCCAGGCCGCGCTGGCGGCCGGTCCGGGCAGCACGCAGCGCAACCGGTACGTGTTCCGCGACGGTCGGGGCGACGGTGGGCTTCACCCGCCCAACAACTGGGTGTCGGTGTTCGGCGGGCCCGCCTGGACCCGGGTCACAGAGTCCGATGGCAACCCGGGCCAGTGGTACCTGCACCTGTTCGACGCCGAGCAGCCCGACCTGAACTGGGACAACCCCGAGGTGTTCGACGACCTCGAGAAGACGCTGCGGTTCTGGCTGGAACGCGGTGTCGACGGCTTCCGCATCGACGTCGCGCATGGCATGTCCAAACCGCCCGGCCTGCCCGACATGCGCGTCCCGGATCTGACGATGCTCAGCCACGACGAGGACGATCCGCGCTTCAACCATGACGGCGTGCACGACATCCACCGCAGCATCCGAACGGTGCTCAACGACCATCCCGACGCCGTGACGATCGGTGAGATCTGGGTGTTCAAGAACGAGGACTTCGCCAAGTACCTGCGGCCCGACGAATTGCACCTGGGGTTCAACTTCCGCCTGGTGCGCGCCGAGTTCGATGCCGACGAGGTGCGCGAAGCCATCGAGAACTCCTTGGCTGCAGCTGATCTCGCGGGCTCACCGCCCACCTGGACGTTGTCCAACCACGATGTCGAGCGAGAGGTCAGCCGTTACGGCGGCGGACCGACGGGCCTGGCTCGGGCGCGGGCGATGGCGTTGGTGATGCTGGCGCTGCCCGGAGCGGTGTTCGTCTACAACGGCGAGGAACTCGGCTTGCCCAACGTCGACCTGCCCGACGACGTGCTGCAGGACCCGGTGTGGGAGCGCTCGGGTCACGAGGAGCGCGGCCGCGACGGTTGCCGCGTGCCGATGCCGTGGTCGGGCGACACTCCGCCGTTCGGCTTCTCCAGCACCGCCGACACCTGGCTGCCGATGCCCGCCGACTGGTCGACGCTGACCGTCGAGGCGCAGGACGGTGACCCCGACTCGACGCTGACGTTGTTCCGCAATGCCATCGAACTGCGCCACGGGCGTGGGGAACTCGGCTCGAACGTCGAATGGCTCGACATGCCACACGGCGTGCTGGCCTTCCGCGGCACCGACGGCCTGACATGCGTGCTGAACACCCGCAGCGACCCGGTGGCTGTGCCAGCCGGTGAGTTACTCATCGCGAGTGCGCCGCTTGTCGACGGCGCACTGGCACCCGCCGCCGCCGCGTGGTTCCGCTAG